In Sorangium aterium, the genomic stretch AGCGATCGCACGAGGGCCCGCGCCCGTGTGCGCTCCGCGTCGCCCGTGGGGATGCGCCCATCGCCCGAAGGCGCGCCCACGTGGCGGGTCGGGTCGTGCGCGCCGAGCGCGGGCACCACGAGCGCGAGCGCGACGAACGGCGGCGCGCCTTCGGGCAGGAGCGCCGCGAGCTTGGCCGGGCGGACGCTCAGCCGGCCTGGCCGCGCCGCCGGCGCGCCCTCCGCCGGCAGCTCGCCCGTCCAGAGCAGCTCGGCGACCGCCTCGAAGGGCACGTCGTCGAGCGCCAGCGCGACCGCCTCCTTGCCCCGGTAGACGGGCCCGCGCGGGCCGATCGCGGTGAGCGCCGACTCGAGCACCGGCTCGCCCCACCGGAGCGCCTCGGCGGCGACAGGGCCGTGGCCGGCGCGCGCGTCGTGCCGCGCCTTGAGCCGCTCGATGTCCGCCCGGAGGTAGAGCCGCGCGCGCCCTCGCCCGCCAGGCACCCCCCGGAGCACGCCTCGGCTCGCGTACGCGTAGAGCGTCTCCCGCTTCACGCCGAGCAGCTCCGCCGCCTCGGCGCCGGTCACGTACGCCGACGGCCGTTGCCCCGAGTCAGGTAGATCCACCATGAGCGCCCATCAACGTTGCATCCATCCTGTCTTCCGATGCACGAGGCGCCGGCGTCGCGCGCGCCGACGACACCCATCCCTCCTAGCACCCCCCTTCCTCGGCTTCCTCCGGGATTCTTCCTCGACGCGCTTCGAGGCCGTGCATGGTTGATTGTACAATCAAGGTTGATCAACCTCGTGCGGTGCCCAAGATGTCGTCAGCGGAGGTGATCGGAATGAGGGATGTGGCGGCGCCGCTCGCGAGCGGCCTGGAAGGCGTGGTGGTGGCGGAGACGCGGCTCTCGGAGGTGGACGGAGAGCGGGGGAGGCTCACCCTCGCGGGCCACGACGTCGAGGAGCTCGCCGGCGGCGGCGGGGTGACCTTCGAGGACATGTGCGGGCTGCTCTGGGGCGGCACGCTGCCCGGGGCGGCGGAGCGGGAGTCGCTCCGGCGAGCGATCGCCGAGGGGCGGACGAGGGCCTTCGCGCTGCTCGGGCGGCTCGGGGACGCGCTCCAGGCCAGCGACGGGATGGATGCGCTCCGCGCCGCGGTCGCGCACCTCTCGGCCGACGTCCCGCCTGCGGCGATCGCCGGGGCGGTCGCGACGTTCGCCGCGGCGTGGGCGCGGCGCTGCGCGGGGGAGGCGCCGGTCGCGCCCGATCCGGCGCTCCGGCTCTCGGCCGACTACCTGCGCATGGCGCGGGGGGCCGCGGCGAGCGAGGCCGAGGCGCGCGAGCTCGACACGTACCTCGTGACGGTCTCGGATCACGGCATGAACGCGTCCACCTTCACCGCGCGCGTTGTCACCTCGACGGGGTCGGACGCGATCTCGGCGGTGGTCGCGGCGATCGGCGCGCTGAAGGGGCCGCTCCACGGCGGCGCGCCCGGGCCGGTCCTCGACATGCTGGACGCGGTCGCGGCGAAGGCGGGCGAGGGCGGCGCGCCGCTGCCGGGCTGCGCCGAGCGCTGGATCCAGGCCGAGCTCGCCGCGGGCCGGCGGATCATGGGCATGGGCCACCGGATCTACCGGGTGAGGGATCCGCGGGCGGCGGTGCTCGAGCGGGCGATCGAGCGGCTCGGGCGGACGGCAGGCGGCGCGCAGAGCGCCCGGCTCGCGCTGGCGCGTGAGGTCGAGCGGGCGGCGGAGGCCGCGCTCCGCGCGCGGCATCCGGATCGCCCGCTGCGCGCGAACGTCGAGTTCTACACGGCGGTGCTGCTCGACGCGCTCGGGCTGCCACGCGCGCTCTTCGCGCCGACCTTCGCGGTGGGCAGGGTCGCCGGCTGGTGCGCGCACATCGACGAGCAACGGCGCGCGGGGCGGCTCATTCGCCCGAGCTCACGCTACATCGGGGGCGTCCCCGCAGCGGCAGCTCCGCCGCATTGAGGCGTCGGGCCCGCCGCGCGCGCGGCGAGGCTGCTGGCAGGAGCGCTGGTCATCGCCGGCCATGAGGTCGACCTGCCCAGGTCGGACTTATTGAAGAGCCCGTGACGGCATTCGCTTCATCCCCGTCGTTCTGCCATCCTATCCGCACAGAAATTGCCGGAGAGGCCGCTCCAGAGCCCTGGGAGGGCAAAAGGAGAATGCCACGGGCGCAGGTAGGACGTTGTTCGTCCTGCAAAGTTGGCAGCCGCGCGGGGGCACTGTTATCGTGTTCAGTATGTCGTCCGCCGCTCTTGCCGCTCCGCTCGCCCGGGACCTCCTGCGCCATACCCTCCCCGAGTTCGAAGCGCGCGCCAAGACGCTCCCGCTCGGCCTGCGGGAAATCAACGACGCGCTCCCGGAAGGGGGGCTGCCGCGCGGGGGGGTGGTGGAGCTCGCCGCGCCGCGGGGGCTGGGGCGGTCCACCTCGCTCGCCCTCTCCGCGTGCGCGTCGGCGCAAGCGGAGGCGCGGCTGCGCGGGACGAGCGCGACGGCGGGGGCGTGGTGCGCGTGGATCGACCCGAGCGGCTCGCTCTTCGCGCCGGCGGTCGCGCGCGCGCAGGTCGATCTGAGCCGGCTGCTCGTGGTGCGGCCCCCGCCGGAGGTGCTCGCGAAGGTCGCGGTCCGGATGGCGATGAGCCGGGCGTTCGCGGTGCTCGTGATCGACGTGGCCGGGGTCCCGGGGGCCTTCGGCCAGGGCGCGGGGAAGGGGGAGCGGAGCGCGCCCGGGGCGGGGCGCCGCGAGGAGGACCTCGCGCGCTGGGTCAACGTGGTGCGCAAGCTCGCCCTGGCGATCGAGGGGAGCGACGGGACGATCCTGCTCCTCACCGATCGCCAGGCGGCGCGGCCGATGCCCTTGCCGGTCGCGATGCGGCTGGAGCTCGAGCAGGTCGCCGAGAACCGGTTGATGGTCCGCGTCGCCAAGGACCGCCGAGGGCGCGTGACCTCGCCGACGCCGGTGGTGCTCGGGGAGCGGCCCGGGGACAGGGCAGAGCGGACGGCGGGCGGCGAGCCGCGGCCCGCGCTGTCGCGGGCGTGAGGGAGGAGAGGCGATGGCGGTGAAGCGCATTGTGGCGATCGTGCTCCCGCAGCTCGCGTGCGAGCTGGTGAAGCAGCGTGGGCCGGTCTCGCCGAGCGGGAAGGCGCCGCTCGCGGTGATCCTCGGGGGCGACGAGGAGCGCCGCGCGGCGGCCGCGCCGCGGCCCGAGCGCGAGCCGCAGGCGCCGGCGGCGGTGATCGACGTGGTCGACGACGAGGCGAGGCGGTACGGGGTGAGGCCGGGGCAGAAGGTCGTCGAGGCGGCGGCGCTGGTCGCCCACCTTGCGATCCACCGGGTGACGTTCGCCGAGATCGACGCGGCGCTCGGCCGGGTCGCGGAAGTGGCGCTCGGGCTCGGGGCGACGGCGGCGATCCAGCTCGGCGAGCAGGGCGCCCCGCGCGCCGGCGCGTCGCGGGCGAGCCGCGCTCCCGAGCGCGCCGCGAGCGAGGCGAGGAGCCCCTGGGGCGACGGCCCGTACGACACGGTGTGGCTCGACATCACCGGGGCGTCGCACCTCGTCGGCGGCGAGGAGGCGCTGCTCGGCGAGCTCGGCGAGCGCGTCGCGGCGCTCGGCCACCGGGCGCGGCTCGCGATCGCCGACGGACCGCGGCTCGCGCAGGCGCTCGCGCGCTTCGGCGCGCACGCGGACGGCGGGGGAGGGGCGGAGGCCCCGATCGCGCCGCCGGGCAAGGGGGCGCAGGCGATCGGGCCCTTGCCGGTGCAGGCGCTCCCGGTCGAGCGCGAGGTGGCGAGCTTCCTCGTCCGGCTCGGCGTGCTCCGCGTCGAGGATCTCGCGCGCCTGCCGCGGGCGCAGGTGGCGGCGCGGCTGGGGCCGCGGACGGCCGACGTGATGGAGCTCCTCGCCGGGCGCGATCCCGTGCCGCTCCTGCCGTTCGAGGTGCCCCGGCTGCTCGAGGAGGAGGTGCTCTTCGACGAGCCGATCGAGAGCGCCGAGTCGCTCCTGTTCGTGCTGCGCGGCATGACGTCGCGGATCGCTTCGCGGCTCGCCGCGCGCGGGGAGGCGTGCGGGCGGCTCAACGTGGCGATCGCCTACGATCGCTCGATCGCGCGGCTCCGCCTCGGCGAGCGCGAGGACGACGGCGCCGCCGCGGCGCTCCTGGAAGACGACGGGCGCGGCCCTTCGCTGCGCTTCCACGTCGACATGCCGGTGCCCCTCTCGGACGCGGGCGATCTGCTCCGCCCGCTGAAGGCGAAGCTCGAGCGGATCGAGCTCGCGGCGCCCGCGGTGGGGGTCCACGTCATCGCCTCGCGCATCGCGCGGGCTCGTCGGGTGCAGCTCGATCTGTCGCGCGACCGGTCGGTCGATCCCGACAGCCTGCCGGCGCTCCTGGCCGAGCTCTCGGCGGAGATCGGCCAGGAGCGGGTGGGCATCCTGGAGATCGCCGACGCGCACCGCCCCGAGGCGCGCTCGCGGCTCGTGCCGGCTTCTGGCGAGGCGGCCATGACGCGCGCGTCCGCCGCGGCCCGCGCGCGCGCTGCGGCGGATCGGGGCGCGGCGGAGCAGGCGGAGGGCGCGGACGCGCCGGCGCTCGAGCCCGCGCGGCTCCTCGCGCAGCCGATCCCGCTCGGCCGGGTGGGGCGCGGGGCGATCGTGGCCGTCGATCGGCACCTCTACGCGATCGAGCGGCTCTCCTTCGTGATGCGGATCGACGCGGTGGAGTGGTGGACGCCCACGCCGGCGTCGCGCGATTACGCGCGCGCCTGGCTCGTCTCGGGCTCTCCGTCCGGCAAGGCCGCCCCGGCGCGCCTCGGCGAGCTGCGCCCTCCTCGAGACGGCGCGAGCGCGAGCTCCTGCGGCGAAGCGTGGATCTACGTCGACCGCGCGACGGGCGAGGCCTTCCTGCAGGGGTGGTGCGAGTGAGCGCCGGCGCGTCGGTCCCGTTCGTGGAGCTCTGCGGCCGCTCCTGCTTCTCTTTCCTGGAGGGCGCCTCGCACCCCGAGGAGCTCGTGCACCGCGCCAAGGAGCTCGGCCTCGAGGGGCTCGCGCTCTGTGATCGCGACGGGATCTACGGCAGCGTGCGGGCGCACACGGCGGCGAAGAAGGTCGAGCAGCGGGTGATCGTCGGGGCCGAGCTGACGCTGGGCGCGCCGCGCGGGGGCGGCGAGCGCGGGCCGGAGGTCCGGCCGTCGGTAGTCCTCCTGGTCGAGGACAGCGAGGGTTACGCGAACCTCTGCCGCCTGCTCACGATCGCGCACGCCGAGTGCGAGAAGGGGATGGCGAGCATCTCGGCGGAGGCGATCGCGGCCGCGCAGCGGGGCCTCTCCGCGATCGTGCCGCTCGATCCTCTCGTGCCCGCAGGCGTCTCCGGCGCGCTCATCGGCGCGCTGCGCGACGCGTTCGGCGAGCGCGCGCTCGTCGCGACCTGGAAGCACCTCGACCGCCGTGACGGCGAGCGCGTCGCGGCGGCCCTCGCGGCGGAGCGCCGCTACGGCCCCTGCGTGGTGGCGACGGCGCGCCCGCTCTATCATCACCCGTCGCGCAAGCCGCTCGCGGACGTGCTCGCGTGCATCCGGACCAAGACCACGCTCGATCAAGCGGGGACGCGGATCGCGCCGAACGCGGAGGCGTACGTGCGGTCCGGCGCGCAGATGGCGGCGCTGTTCCGCGATCATCCGGCCTGGATCGCGCGCACGGTGGAGGTCGCGTCCCGCTGCCGCTTCTCGCTGTCCGAGCTCCGCTACAGCTTCCCGAGCGACGCCCTCTGCATGCCGGGGGAGACGTCGGATCAGGCGCTGCGCCGCCTCACCGAGGAGGGTTGCCGCGACCGTTACCCGGAGGGGACGCCGCCTCCGGTGCGCGCGCAGATCGAGAAGGAGCTCGCCTTGATCGCGAAGCTCGGCGTGGCGCCTTATTTCCTCAGCGTGCAGCAGGTCGTGAAGATCGCGCGCGCGCGGCAGATCCTCTGCCAGGGCCGCGGGAGCGCGGCGAACAGCGCGGTGTGCTTCGTGCTCGGCGTGACGGCGGTGGACCCGGCCCGGTCGAGCCTGCTCTTCGAGCGCTTCCTTTCGGAGGAGCGCCACGAGCCTCCGGACATCGACGTCGATTTCGAGCACGAGCGCCGGGAGGAGGTGATCCAGGCGATCTACGAGATGTACGGGCGCGACCGGGCGGCGATGGTCTCGGAGGTGATCGCCTACCGCGGCAAGAGCGCGCTCCGCGAGGTCGGCAAGGCGTTCGGCTTCTCGGCGGATCAGGTCGATCGGCTGAGCGGCCTCGTGCTCCACCACGAGGCGGACATCACCGAGCAGCGGGTCAGCGAGGCGGGCCTCGATCCGGATGACGTGCGCGTCCGGCAGGCCGTCATGATGGCGAGCGCGCTCGAGGGTTTCCCGCGTCATCTCTCGATCCACGTGGGCGGCTTCGTGCTGTCGTCGGAGCCGCTGCACAAGGTGGCCCCGGTCGAGCCTGCGCGGATGGAGGGCCGCACGGTGATCCCGTGGGACAAGGACGATCTCGACGATCTCGGCTTCTTCAAGATCGACGTCCTGGCGCTCGGCATGCTGACGGCGATCCGCAAGGCGCTCGGTTTGATCCACTCGGACCGGTACGCCGGGCTCGTGGCTCCCTCGGTTGACGCTGCAGGGGCCCCTGCGCCCGCGGGGGCCTCGCTCCACGCGGGCCGAGGCGCCGCGTTCGATCCGATCGCGGCGCTCGCGCAGATCCCGCCAGAGGATCCGGCTGTCTACGAGGCCATCGGCCGGGCCGACACGGTGGGGGTGTTCCAGATCGAGAGCCGCGCGCAGATGGCGATGCTCCCGCGGCTGAAGCCGAGCAAGTTCTACGACCTGGTGATCGAGGTGGCGATCGTGCGCCCCGGGCCCATCCAGGGCGGGATGGTGCACCCCTACCTGCGCCGGCGGACGGGGCAGGAGCCGCCGGTGTCTCCGCACCCGTGCCTGGATCCCATCCTGGAGCGCACGCTCGGCGTTCCGCTCTTCCAGGAGCAGGTGATGCAGATCGCGATGGTCGGCGCGGGCTACACGCCGGGCGAGGCCGACCAGCTGCGCCGCGACATGGCGGCGTGGAAGAAGCACGGGCG encodes the following:
- a CDS encoding citrate synthase, giving the protein MRDVAAPLASGLEGVVVAETRLSEVDGERGRLTLAGHDVEELAGGGGVTFEDMCGLLWGGTLPGAAERESLRRAIAEGRTRAFALLGRLGDALQASDGMDALRAAVAHLSADVPPAAIAGAVATFAAAWARRCAGEAPVAPDPALRLSADYLRMARGAAASEAEARELDTYLVTVSDHGMNASTFTARVVTSTGSDAISAVVAAIGALKGPLHGGAPGPVLDMLDAVAAKAGEGGAPLPGCAERWIQAELAAGRRIMGMGHRIYRVRDPRAAVLERAIERLGRTAGGAQSARLALAREVERAAEAALRARHPDRPLRANVEFYTAVLLDALGLPRALFAPTFAVGRVAGWCAHIDEQRRAGRLIRPSSRYIGGVPAAAAPPH
- a CDS encoding recombinase A, producing MSSAALAAPLARDLLRHTLPEFEARAKTLPLGLREINDALPEGGLPRGGVVELAAPRGLGRSTSLALSACASAQAEARLRGTSATAGAWCAWIDPSGSLFAPAVARAQVDLSRLLVVRPPPEVLAKVAVRMAMSRAFAVLVIDVAGVPGAFGQGAGKGERSAPGAGRREEDLARWVNVVRKLALAIEGSDGTILLLTDRQAARPMPLPVAMRLELEQVAENRLMVRVAKDRRGRVTSPTPVVLGERPGDRAERTAGGEPRPALSRA
- a CDS encoding Y-family DNA polymerase — translated: MAVKRIVAIVLPQLACELVKQRGPVSPSGKAPLAVILGGDEERRAAAAPRPEREPQAPAAVIDVVDDEARRYGVRPGQKVVEAAALVAHLAIHRVTFAEIDAALGRVAEVALGLGATAAIQLGEQGAPRAGASRASRAPERAASEARSPWGDGPYDTVWLDITGASHLVGGEEALLGELGERVAALGHRARLAIADGPRLAQALARFGAHADGGGGAEAPIAPPGKGAQAIGPLPVQALPVEREVASFLVRLGVLRVEDLARLPRAQVAARLGPRTADVMELLAGRDPVPLLPFEVPRLLEEEVLFDEPIESAESLLFVLRGMTSRIASRLAARGEACGRLNVAIAYDRSIARLRLGEREDDGAAAALLEDDGRGPSLRFHVDMPVPLSDAGDLLRPLKAKLERIELAAPAVGVHVIASRIARARRVQLDLSRDRSVDPDSLPALLAELSAEIGQERVGILEIADAHRPEARSRLVPASGEAAMTRASAAARARAAADRGAAEQAEGADAPALEPARLLAQPIPLGRVGRGAIVAVDRHLYAIERLSFVMRIDAVEWWTPTPASRDYARAWLVSGSPSGKAAPARLGELRPPRDGASASSCGEAWIYVDRATGEAFLQGWCE
- a CDS encoding error-prone DNA polymerase, translating into MSAGASVPFVELCGRSCFSFLEGASHPEELVHRAKELGLEGLALCDRDGIYGSVRAHTAAKKVEQRVIVGAELTLGAPRGGGERGPEVRPSVVLLVEDSEGYANLCRLLTIAHAECEKGMASISAEAIAAAQRGLSAIVPLDPLVPAGVSGALIGALRDAFGERALVATWKHLDRRDGERVAAALAAERRYGPCVVATARPLYHHPSRKPLADVLACIRTKTTLDQAGTRIAPNAEAYVRSGAQMAALFRDHPAWIARTVEVASRCRFSLSELRYSFPSDALCMPGETSDQALRRLTEEGCRDRYPEGTPPPVRAQIEKELALIAKLGVAPYFLSVQQVVKIARARQILCQGRGSAANSAVCFVLGVTAVDPARSSLLFERFLSEERHEPPDIDVDFEHERREEVIQAIYEMYGRDRAAMVSEVIAYRGKSALREVGKAFGFSADQVDRLSGLVLHHEADITEQRVSEAGLDPDDVRVRQAVMMASALEGFPRHLSIHVGGFVLSSEPLHKVAPVEPARMEGRTVIPWDKDDLDDLGFFKIDVLALGMLTAIRKALGLIHSDRYAGLVAPSVDAAGAPAPAGASLHAGRGAAFDPIAALAQIPPEDPAVYEAIGRADTVGVFQIESRAQMAMLPRLKPSKFYDLVIEVAIVRPGPIQGGMVHPYLRRRTGQEPPVSPHPCLDPILERTLGVPLFQEQVMQIAMVGAGYTPGEADQLRRDMAAWKKHGRLERHRGRLIQGFAEQGISAKFGEMLYQQIQGFGEYGFPESHAASFALLVYASAWLKVHHQAAFTCALLNAQPMGFYSPSALVQDAQRHGVEVRPVCVVQSAWDAALEPGAEPSAGPALRLGMRLVKGLGEAAVAAIVAAREEAPFTSLPDLVRRTELKKNEVEALAEAGALAALVPARREALWRARAPRVEGLFEGVSIEQDRDVGLPPLRPLEQLALDYGRVGLSLHDHPMRHVRRVLKRRRGAGRVRTAEEIKAARDGESVRVAGMVVGRQRPATASGVTFMTLEDETGVVNVIVQRQVFAEYEHVARNAALLLVAGRVERQGQVVHVLARELDRLELPSGEEIALKSRDYR